Proteins encoded within one genomic window of Chlorobaculum sp. MV4-Y:
- the hcp gene encoding hydroxylamine reductase produces MSMHCDQCQESIKGTGCNVRGVCGKDDVTAALQDTLVYATEGIALCAEALEGPIDRKYGRFISECLFVTVTNTNFDDEAIVEQINKALAIRDEIKALTGKTPAHDAATWSGSTREEFLGKAMACSIDSLSADPDLRSLKSLLLYGIKGLAAYTDHAAVLGYNDDDIYAFYVKGLSALAKELLADELLGLVVECGATAVKAMALLDKANTETYGNPEITMVKTGVGSRPGILISGHDLRDMEDLLKQTEGTGVDVYTHCEMLPAHYYPAFKKYAHFVGNYGNSWWSQDREFESFNGPILMTTNCIVPVRESYRGRMFTTGMAGYPGLKHIPARPEGGSKDFSEIIELAKTCKAPVEIENGEIVGGFAHSQVLALADKVVDAVKSGAIKRFVVMAGCDGRHSSRQYYTDVASALPNDTVILTAGCAKYRYNKLALGDIGGIPRVLDAGQCNDSYSLAVIALKLKEVFGLENINDLPISYDIAWYEQKAVTVLLALLYLGVKGIRLGPTLPEFLTPNVTAALVQTFGIKGIDTVEADVEAMMAGH; encoded by the coding sequence ATGTCTATGCATTGCGATCAATGCCAGGAGAGCATCAAGGGAACGGGCTGTAACGTCCGTGGCGTGTGTGGCAAGGATGATGTGACCGCCGCACTCCAGGACACGCTCGTCTACGCTACCGAGGGCATTGCTCTCTGCGCCGAGGCGCTCGAAGGGCCGATTGACCGGAAGTACGGCCGGTTCATCAGCGAGTGCCTGTTCGTGACTGTCACCAACACCAACTTCGACGATGAGGCTATCGTTGAGCAGATCAACAAGGCGCTCGCCATTCGCGACGAGATCAAGGCGCTCACCGGCAAGACTCCGGCGCACGACGCCGCGACCTGGAGCGGCAGCACCCGCGAGGAGTTCCTCGGCAAGGCGATGGCGTGCAGCATCGACAGCCTGAGCGCAGATCCCGATCTTCGCTCGCTCAAGAGCCTTTTGCTCTACGGCATCAAGGGCCTGGCCGCCTACACCGATCACGCCGCCGTGCTCGGCTACAATGACGACGACATCTACGCTTTCTATGTCAAGGGGCTTTCTGCACTTGCAAAAGAGCTGTTGGCCGATGAGCTGCTTGGCCTCGTGGTGGAGTGCGGCGCGACCGCCGTCAAGGCGATGGCCCTGCTCGACAAGGCCAACACCGAAACCTACGGCAACCCGGAGATCACCATGGTCAAAACCGGCGTCGGAAGCCGTCCGGGCATCCTCATCTCCGGCCACGACCTGCGCGACATGGAAGACCTGCTCAAGCAGACCGAAGGCACCGGCGTGGATGTGTACACCCACTGCGAAATGCTTCCGGCGCACTACTACCCGGCCTTCAAAAAGTACGCGCATTTCGTCGGCAACTACGGTAACTCCTGGTGGTCGCAGGATCGCGAGTTTGAGAGCTTTAACGGACCGATACTCATGACCACCAACTGCATTGTGCCGGTTCGCGAGTCCTATCGTGGCCGCATGTTCACCACCGGCATGGCGGGCTATCCCGGCCTGAAGCACATTCCGGCGCGTCCCGAAGGTGGCAGCAAGGACTTCTCCGAGATTATCGAGCTTGCCAAAACCTGCAAGGCTCCGGTCGAGATCGAGAACGGCGAGATCGTCGGCGGCTTCGCTCACAGCCAGGTGCTGGCGCTGGCCGACAAGGTGGTTGATGCGGTCAAGTCCGGCGCGATCAAACGTTTCGTGGTGATGGCTGGCTGCGACGGACGCCACAGCTCGCGCCAGTACTACACCGACGTAGCCTCAGCGCTGCCCAACGACACGGTGATCCTTACCGCTGGTTGCGCCAAGTACCGTTACAACAAGCTCGCGCTCGGCGACATCGGCGGCATCCCGCGCGTGCTCGACGCTGGTCAGTGCAACGATAGCTACTCGCTGGCCGTGATCGCCCTCAAGCTCAAGGAGGTGTTCGGACTGGAGAACATCAACGACCTGCCGATCTCCTACGACATCGCCTGGTACGAACAGAAAGCGGTCACCGTGCTGCTTGCCTTGCTCTACCTCGGCGTCAAAGGCATCCGCCTCGGCCCAACACTTCCGGAGTTCCTGACCCCGAACGTTACTGCGGCGCTGGTGCAGACGTTCGGCATCAAAGGTATTGACACCGTTGAAGCTGATGTTGAAGCGATGATGGCTGGGCATTGA
- a CDS encoding HPP family protein codes for MKHYFDRMKPTGVCPPRKPVSKIIWSWIGAFAGIYLVALIGKYTGLAGVNNVFLIGSFGASAVLVYGAPMADFSQPRNIVGGHFISAIVGVTISMLVKDPLLASAMAVSLAIVAMHFTRTLHPPGGATALIAVIGGEKIHQLGYAYVLYPVLLGAVIMMLVALLVNNLSTNPKRHYPVYWV; via the coding sequence ATGAAGCACTATTTTGACCGGATGAAACCGACCGGCGTTTGTCCGCCGCGAAAACCGGTGAGCAAGATTATCTGGTCGTGGATTGGCGCTTTTGCCGGTATCTATCTCGTTGCCCTGATTGGAAAATATACCGGTCTTGCAGGCGTGAATAACGTGTTTCTGATCGGCTCTTTCGGCGCATCCGCTGTTCTGGTTTATGGCGCGCCAATGGCCGATTTCTCGCAACCGCGCAACATTGTCGGCGGTCACTTTATTTCTGCTATAGTCGGCGTCACGATTTCCATGCTTGTCAAAGACCCGCTTCTCGCCAGCGCAATGGCAGTGTCGCTGGCCATCGTGGCGATGCATTTCACCCGCACGCTGCATCCGCCTGGCGGCGCAACTGCCCTGATCGCCGTTATCGGCGGAGAAAAAATCCACCAGCTTGGCTATGCGTACGTTTTGTATCCGGTGCTCTTGGGGGCAGTGATCATGATGCTGGTCGCGCTGTTGGTGAACAATCTATCGACAAATCCGAAGCGGCATTATCCGGTTTATTGGGTGTAA
- a CDS encoding transposase — protein sequence MTRKKDKIPDRQSELIEQLKKRLIETVLEGELDEHLGYARYTPSVPKSGNSRNGHGSKTIIVDHDQLEINPPRDRNSTFEPQPIPKRQTRFKGFDEKILAMQNIAKKWTMPLGNRGAVINQFSIKFEGRLPV from the coding sequence GTGACCAGAAAGAAAGACAAGATTCCAGACCGCCAAAGCGAGCTGATCGAGCAGCTCAAAAAGCGCCTGATCGAAACAGTGCTTGAGGGCGAACTGGACGAGCATCTCGGCTATGCCAGGTACACCCCGAGCGTTCCAAAGAGCGGCAACAGCCGTAACGGTCATGGCAGCAAAACGATCATCGTTGACCACGATCAACTCGAAATCAACCCGCCGCGTGACCGCAACAGCACTTTCGAGCCGCAACCGATTCCGAAACGCCAGACGCGCTTCAAGGGATTCGATGAAAAAATCCTGGCTATGCAGAACATTGCCAAGAAATGGACCATGCCGCTTGGCAACCGGGGCGCTGTGATCAACCAGTTTTCCATTAAATTCGAAGGACGGCTTCCCGTTTGA
- a CDS encoding B12-binding domain-containing radical SAM protein: protein MAYYRNICFVEAPQAIVTPFPRYISDCIGVCYLAAAVEDVVERMAMPENYYNDGIFESFERLLKERSFDLVAISSMTGAFNNAERLARIAAKHGVTVVMGGFHPTALPEEVLDLGCVDLVVIGEGEATFRELVEKGPSREVKGLAWKENGAFVHTGMRELIKDVDSIRFPLRSIRPERFGEKSSDYTIDTIYTSRGCPWVCSFCANDKMHKHWRGRTAENVVEEIAQLHDRKKKKLLKIWDANFLTNIKRVEKICDLMIERGLINFRIVTETRAKDVIRAERILPKLRKIGLNKVGLGIESPNPKTLELMNKENSLDEVTTAINLLNKFGVGSEGYFIVGHYAESVEDTMPYPKFARALGLRQTLFMAMTPYPGTRIFDEYARENNITSFDWDLYNNFVPVIRTAHMENRDIMRMMVYCNVAFCDYRSVLKRDDNRGVLLTFLKDLFQLVFLLKVNKTLDRKAASQIVFEAFELWLGTNPGLDYTRTPPPSPLKEPIGVCLAHAASGQRIDFVVEQEGDRRVLKLRKVASGELTAFPVVSLDKVVDAAFSLSMDALMRLLYRNELMRNNPRLTPRQVLALFADRDIRQVAMRFWRLYRGCFK, encoded by the coding sequence ATGGCGTATTACAGGAACATCTGCTTTGTCGAGGCTCCGCAGGCGATTGTTACGCCGTTTCCAAGGTATATCAGTGATTGCATCGGCGTCTGCTATCTGGCCGCAGCTGTCGAGGATGTCGTCGAGCGCATGGCGATGCCGGAGAACTATTATAACGACGGGATTTTTGAGAGCTTCGAGCGGTTGCTGAAAGAGCGTTCGTTCGATCTGGTCGCTATCTCTTCGATGACCGGCGCGTTCAACAATGCGGAGCGGCTGGCGCGAATCGCGGCGAAGCACGGTGTGACGGTGGTGATGGGCGGGTTCCACCCGACCGCGCTGCCCGAAGAGGTGCTCGATCTCGGGTGCGTCGATCTGGTGGTGATCGGCGAAGGCGAAGCGACCTTCCGCGAGCTGGTCGAAAAAGGGCCGTCGCGCGAGGTCAAGGGGCTTGCCTGGAAGGAGAACGGCGCGTTCGTCCATACCGGAATGCGCGAGCTGATCAAGGATGTGGATTCGATCCGCTTTCCGTTGCGGTCGATCCGGCCCGAGCGCTTCGGTGAGAAGAGCAGCGACTACACCATCGACACGATCTACACCTCGCGCGGTTGCCCGTGGGTCTGCTCGTTCTGCGCGAACGACAAGATGCACAAGCACTGGCGGGGGCGGACGGCGGAGAATGTGGTCGAGGAGATCGCCCAACTGCACGACCGCAAAAAGAAGAAGCTGCTCAAAATCTGGGACGCGAATTTTCTGACCAACATCAAGCGGGTCGAGAAAATCTGCGACCTGATGATCGAGCGTGGGCTGATCAACTTCAGAATCGTCACCGAAACGCGGGCCAAGGATGTGATTCGCGCCGAGCGCATTCTGCCGAAGCTGCGCAAGATCGGGCTGAACAAGGTTGGCCTCGGCATCGAGAGCCCGAACCCGAAGACGCTCGAACTGATGAACAAGGAGAACTCGCTCGACGAGGTGACCACGGCGATCAACCTTCTGAACAAGTTCGGCGTTGGCTCCGAGGGGTACTTCATCGTTGGGCACTATGCGGAGAGCGTCGAAGACACGATGCCTTACCCGAAATTCGCTCGTGCGCTCGGTCTGCGCCAGACGCTCTTCATGGCGATGACTCCCTATCCCGGCACCCGGATTTTTGACGAGTACGCTCGCGAGAACAATATCACTTCGTTCGACTGGGACCTGTACAACAACTTCGTGCCGGTGATCCGCACGGCGCACATGGAGAACCGCGACATCATGCGCATGATGGTCTATTGCAACGTGGCCTTCTGCGACTACCGCTCCGTGCTCAAGCGCGACGACAATCGCGGCGTGCTGCTCACGTTCCTGAAGGATTTGTTCCAGCTCGTTTTTTTGCTGAAGGTCAACAAGACGCTCGACCGCAAGGCGGCTTCGCAGATTGTTTTCGAAGCGTTTGAGCTGTGGCTCGGCACCAATCCGGGGCTCGACTACACCAGAACGCCGCCTCCATCGCCTCTCAAAGAGCCGATTGGCGTGTGCCTGGCGCACGCGGCGTCAGGCCAGCGGATCGACTTCGTCGTCGAGCAGGAGGGCGACCGGCGGGTACTGAAGCTGCGCAAGGTTGCATCCGGCGAGCTGACGGCGTTCCCTGTGGTGAGTCTCGACAAGGTGGTCGATGCAGCCTTTTCGCTCTCGATGGACGCGCTCATGCGTCTGCTCTACCGCAACGAACTGATGCGTAACAATCCGCGCCTGACGCCACGTCAGGTGCTCGCACTCTTCGCTGATCGTGATATCCGCCAAGTGGCGATGCGATTTTGGCGGCTGTATCGGGGGTGTTTCAAGTGA
- a CDS encoding HAD family hydrolase has product MIEAILWDNDGLLVDSEAVFFELTRTFFAEAGLHIDEEFWGIEYLGNAKHSYQIAAELGLAPELIPSLLDRRNEAFVQRLRHSVPLMPKVRETIEALSGSVRLAMVTGSPRDKVLLMHGNNGLLDHFEVIVTDDEISNPKPHPEPYLKAMEMLGVEPERCLAVEDSRRGLDSALAAGLRCIAVPNALTKVQCFDRAHAVEADVSGVLKHVNVEK; this is encoded by the coding sequence ATGATCGAAGCGATTTTGTGGGATAATGACGGGCTTTTGGTGGACAGCGAGGCGGTGTTTTTCGAGCTGACGCGCACTTTTTTTGCCGAAGCCGGTTTGCATATCGATGAAGAATTCTGGGGCATTGAGTACCTCGGCAATGCCAAACACAGCTATCAGATTGCCGCTGAACTCGGACTTGCGCCGGAGCTGATTCCTTCGCTGCTCGACCGGCGCAACGAGGCGTTTGTACAGCGTTTGCGCCATTCCGTACCACTCATGCCGAAGGTTCGCGAAACCATTGAGGCTCTGTCGGGCAGCGTACGCCTTGCCATGGTGACGGGCAGTCCGCGCGACAAGGTGCTGCTGATGCACGGCAATAATGGACTGCTCGATCATTTCGAGGTGATTGTGACCGATGACGAAATCAGCAACCCGAAACCTCATCCCGAACCTTATCTCAAGGCGATGGAGATGCTCGGCGTCGAGCCGGAGCGATGCCTGGCCGTAGAGGATTCGCGGCGCGGGCTCGATTCAGCGTTAGCCGCCGGGCTGCGCTGCATCGCGGTGCCGAACGCACTGACCAAGGTGCAGTGCTTCGACCGTGCTCATGCGGTGGAAGCAGATGTTTCAGGCGTTCTGAAGCACGTCAACGTTGAGAAGTGA
- a CDS encoding PAS domain-containing sensor histidine kinase gives MASVTELYDAIPASILIIDERMHLIGWNRFSRDTINGLSDHEMASVNPLKRVHPDDLPEMIRKARDIIDLDIEETGEFRMYHKSGPPYKWATFRGKRAIIAGQPCVVAVVTEITEIKEVEEQQKKLQEQLLQFQKMELVGQLAGGIAHDFNNALAAIIGNTELALKKLDPSNPVVQNISDIHKLALRSADLTRQLLAFARKQVAMPRVFNLTKEVSDCLHLYQRLIDKNIHLEWHLCDEPIQVKFDPTQLEQILSNLLVNARDAIDGSGCITVRCGSARFEPSDGKTCTPRLSPGDYAKLSVTDNGCGIEASVLPHIYEPFFTTKEVGKGTGLGLSSVYGIVRQNNGHIECHSEPGKGTTFDIWFPLHQEPQQKTGIPADKPQTELKTKAKIMVVEDEPYILKLVQDILESHEFTVFTATDADECLLAAKTYEYRIDLLVTDVILPTMNGIELSRVLQKKNPAMKCLFMSAHAPDNVNGQKKLRVGVDFIQKPFGIEDFLRAIDQVLNSKVEKI, from the coding sequence TTGGCGTCGGTCACTGAGCTGTATGACGCAATTCCGGCCTCAATCCTCATCATCGATGAACGGATGCACCTGATCGGCTGGAACCGCTTTTCGCGCGACACGATTAACGGCCTGTCCGATCATGAAATGGCCAGCGTCAACCCGCTAAAGCGGGTGCATCCCGATGACCTTCCCGAGATGATCCGGAAAGCGCGTGATATCATCGATCTCGATATCGAGGAAACTGGCGAGTTCAGAATGTACCACAAAAGCGGGCCACCCTACAAATGGGCGACGTTCCGCGGCAAACGGGCCATCATCGCGGGGCAGCCCTGCGTGGTAGCGGTTGTCACTGAAATAACCGAAATCAAAGAGGTTGAAGAGCAGCAAAAAAAGTTACAGGAGCAGCTTTTGCAGTTCCAGAAAATGGAACTTGTCGGCCAGCTTGCCGGCGGCATCGCGCACGATTTCAACAACGCGCTTGCAGCCATCATCGGCAACACGGAACTGGCGCTCAAAAAGCTTGACCCCTCCAACCCCGTTGTCCAGAACATCAGTGACATCCACAAGCTCGCGCTCCGTTCGGCGGACCTTACCCGCCAGTTGCTCGCCTTTGCGCGCAAGCAGGTGGCAATGCCTCGGGTGTTCAACCTGACCAAAGAGGTTTCGGACTGCCTTCACCTGTACCAGCGGCTCATCGACAAGAACATCCATCTCGAATGGCATCTTTGCGACGAGCCGATCCAGGTAAAGTTCGACCCCACGCAGCTCGAACAGATTCTCTCCAACCTGCTCGTCAACGCGCGTGACGCCATCGATGGGAGTGGATGCATCACAGTCAGATGCGGAAGCGCACGATTCGAGCCGTCCGATGGCAAAACCTGCACTCCCAGGCTCTCACCTGGGGATTATGCAAAACTGTCGGTCACCGATAATGGCTGCGGCATTGAAGCCAGCGTCTTGCCCCACATTTACGAACCTTTCTTCACCACCAAGGAGGTCGGCAAAGGCACCGGACTGGGCCTTTCGTCGGTCTATGGCATCGTGAGGCAGAACAACGGTCATATCGAGTGCCACTCCGAACCCGGCAAGGGTACGACCTTCGATATCTGGTTCCCACTGCATCAGGAACCGCAACAGAAAACAGGCATCCCTGCTGATAAACCGCAAACTGAACTAAAGACAAAAGCGAAGATCATGGTAGTCGAGGACGAGCCCTACATTCTCAAACTGGTGCAGGATATTCTCGAAAGCCATGAATTCACGGTCTTCACGGCAACTGACGCTGACGAGTGCCTGCTCGCCGCCAAAACCTACGAGTACCGGATCGATCTGCTGGTAACCGACGTGATACTGCCGACGATGAACGGCATCGAGCTGAGCCGGGTACTCCAGAAAAAAAATCCGGCCATGAAATGCCTGTTCATGTCAGCCCACGCTCCGGATAACGTCAATGGTCAGAAAAAGCTCAGGGTTGGAGTGGATTTTATCCAGAAGCCGTTCGGCATCGAAGATTTCCTCCGTGCGATCGACCAGGTGCTGAACAGTAAAGTCGAAAAGATTTGA
- a CDS encoding MFS transporter, producing MQEQSHASIRDVFSLPVIVAALGYFVDIYDLVLFSIVRVPSLKAFGLEGKALIDYGVFLLNMQMIGMLLGGILWGWLGDVKGRLKIMFGSILIYSLANIANGMVSSLEAYAVLRFIAGVGLAGELGAGITLVSEILHTKVRGYGTMLVASIGVTGAILANAVATHYDWRTAFFIGGGLGLLLLVARFRVSESGMFQTMENKAAVSKGNLLALFTSRDRFFRYLHSILIGVPIWFVVGVLITFSPEFATALGIKGAVSAGNAVMFCYLGLVFGDLSSGLLSQVLKSRKKAVLVFLFLNIVSIALYFLQREATPEFFYAVSFILGFSGGYWAIFVTVAAEQFGTNLRATVATTVPNFVRGMVVPITMLFQFTRGRFGLEGGAIIVGAICMVAAFVSLAALEETFHKDLDYFEEFM from the coding sequence ATGCAGGAACAATCCCACGCGAGCATTCGTGATGTTTTTTCTCTTCCGGTTATCGTGGCCGCTCTCGGTTATTTCGTCGATATTTATGATCTCGTGCTCTTCAGCATCGTCCGTGTGCCGAGCCTCAAGGCGTTCGGCCTCGAAGGCAAGGCGCTGATCGATTACGGCGTCTTTCTGCTCAACATGCAGATGATCGGCATGCTTCTTGGCGGCATTCTGTGGGGCTGGCTCGGCGACGTGAAGGGGCGGCTGAAGATCATGTTCGGTTCGATCCTCATCTACTCGCTGGCCAATATCGCTAACGGCATGGTGAGCTCGCTTGAGGCTTACGCGGTGCTGCGTTTCATCGCGGGCGTAGGCCTGGCCGGAGAGCTGGGGGCGGGTATCACGCTGGTTTCGGAGATTCTGCATACGAAGGTGCGCGGCTACGGCACCATGCTGGTCGCCTCGATCGGCGTCACCGGTGCGATTCTGGCCAACGCCGTCGCGACCCACTACGACTGGCGCACGGCCTTTTTCATCGGCGGCGGTCTCGGCCTTTTGCTGCTGGTGGCGCGGTTCCGGGTCTCCGAGTCGGGCATGTTCCAGACTATGGAGAACAAGGCGGCGGTCAGCAAAGGCAATCTGCTGGCGCTCTTTACCAGCCGTGACCGCTTTTTCCGCTACCTGCACTCGATCCTCATCGGAGTGCCGATCTGGTTCGTCGTCGGTGTGCTCATCACCTTCTCGCCCGAATTCGCAACAGCTCTCGGTATCAAAGGGGCGGTGTCGGCGGGAAATGCGGTGATGTTCTGCTACCTCGGCCTGGTCTTCGGCGACTTGAGCAGTGGTTTGTTGAGCCAGGTGCTGAAGAGCCGCAAAAAGGCAGTGCTGGTTTTTCTGTTTCTGAATATTGTTTCAATCGCGCTCTACTTTCTTCAGCGGGAGGCGACACCGGAATTCTTCTACGCCGTTTCGTTTATTCTCGGTTTTTCAGGTGGATATTGGGCCATATTTGTGACGGTTGCTGCCGAACAGTTCGGCACCAATCTCCGGGCAACAGTAGCCACGACTGTGCCGAACTTCGTGCGCGGCATGGTGGTGCCCATCACGATGCTGTTCCAGTTCACCAGGGGCCGGTTCGGTCTCGAAGGCGGCGCGATCATCGTCGGAGCTATCTGCATGGTTGCCGCGTTCGTTTCGCTCGCTGCGCTGGAGGAGACGTTCCACAAAGACCTCGATTATTTCGAAGAGTTTATGTGA
- a CDS encoding DUF1003 domain-containing protein, which translates to MLESLLEEEKGELTELAKEVIEGLRKHEILSANPDIKFNKNLTLGQRLADNIAEFGGSWKFIIIIIFAIFIFAWMTINVVAVFAKPFDPYPFILLNLELSTLAALQAPVIMMNQNRQEERDRQQAIYDYKVNLKAELEIRQLHQKVDHLLSKQWERLVEIQEIQMELINKLRGR; encoded by the coding sequence ATGTTAGAATCGCTGCTGGAGGAGGAGAAAGGCGAGCTGACGGAACTTGCAAAAGAGGTGATCGAAGGGCTGCGCAAGCACGAAATTTTGTCAGCAAACCCCGACATCAAGTTCAACAAAAACCTGACCCTGGGCCAGCGCCTCGCCGACAACATCGCCGAATTCGGCGGAAGCTGGAAATTCATCATCATCATCATCTTCGCCATCTTCATCTTCGCGTGGATGACGATCAACGTCGTGGCGGTCTTCGCCAAACCCTTCGACCCCTACCCCTTCATCCTGCTCAACCTCGAGCTCTCGACCCTCGCCGCCCTCCAGGCCCCGGTCATCATGATGAACCAAAACCGCCAGGAAGAGCGCGACCGCCAACAGGCGATCTATGACTACAAAGTCAACCTCAAAGCTGAACTCGAAATCCGCCAGCTCCACCAGAAAGTAGATCACCTGCTCTCAAAGCAATGGGAACGCTTGGTCGAAATTCAGGAGATTCAGATGGAGCTGATTAACAAGCTGCGGGGAAGGTAA